The genomic DNA GACAATGATGGCTTACATAAGCTCTGCTCTTGTATGATATTTTGAGTATAACTACTGAATCTTTACATGACAAAGTCCCTACCATCACCTTTCTGCTTGGCTTCTGCACAGATCTCCCTTGGAATGGAATGGACCGGAACTTCAACACCTGAGAATCCCTGGCCCTGGTCCTGCAATGGCTCCTGACATGGCAAAGGAGATTCAATCTGCAGGATGGGAAGTGCATATATGTTATGCATTTAGATGCCTACATTCTCTGTTCAAATTATACCTTCCAAAAGTTCTGATTTGGCTGGGAAAATCCAGtcaatcctctatcatcccactttttcagctgttttaaaaatattccactttctcttcctcctctactTCCCCGctgtgtcctcagcttacttccattactGCAAATTGCATTCAAGTGCAAAACtagtggtgcatctacactgtaaaaataatgctgtttgacaccactttaagtgctgtcgctccatcctatggaatcttgtaaTTTTACAAACTGTCTCTGCCAacaagtgctggtgcctcacaaaactccaaaaacaaaactccaaatcctagaattctgtatgatggagctgtggcagttaaaccgatgtcaaactgcatttattttgcagtgtagatgcacccttgttTGCCCTTAATTAActcagggaggggagaggagggggcagaatcttttCCTTCCCTATAGATTCAGGTCAAGCTGCTGCAGTCTCTTTTactttatctctttctttctgatttaTAACTTTTCccacttgaccacactctaatgtacATTGGCCACACATTTTCCAGTTGTGCTTGCTtcagcagcacatatactaaaattggaacattttccagtttttcatctttggtccaaaacacactgcagaaataatactgtttgagatcacttgctaagaaaaccccatgataaattaacccttgctgttgttgttgcatgccttcaaaccgttatggcaatcctaaaatgaacctataatggattcttcttggcaagttttgtttagaggaggtttgccattgccttcccctgaggctgagagagtgtcacccagtgggtttcgtggctgagctgggaatcgaaccctggtctccagagttatagtgcaacactcaaaccactacaccacactggcttaagGTTGCCATACGTAGGAtacaatttgaaggcatgcaacaaggaCAAGAACAACAGAGGCATAACAAcaagggaggacatttttaatagcattattaaacaaacccggCAGGCAAATGAAAAGACATGTTTTTCTCCCTCCGCATGACTCTCAttctcttcaggttgtaaaagTGTGGGAGAGCATTGTAAAAGCGTCATTTTTGCCAAACGGATATTTCAGCTTGGCAAATGGGACACTTTTACAACACTTTTATGAACCTCTCCCACgcttttacaactggaagagaacaaaagaGAACGACGTCATGatgtggagggagaaaaaaaccaCTAGTGCCTTTTGGTCTGCTTGCTGGGTTTGTTTAATGATGCGCTAAGGCTCCAAGTCAGTTGCAACCTAGTTCTGTAAATATTTAAGTGATTACAACCTCACCGTCACTTTCCATGAGGTGGACTCTTGGTGGCTGCTCAAGAAGTCCTCCGCCAAGGTCACAGCCTGGATGCAGCCTTCAGGTCCACCTTCCTCAATCCAGTTCTGGATCTCCTGCGGCAGGATGGCCAGGAATTGCTCCAAGACCACCAGATCTAGGATCTCCTCCTTAGTGTAtctctctggcttcagccactggcgGCAAAGCTCCTGGAGCTGGCCATAAACCCTTTGTGGGTCTTCTATCATCTCGTAACGGAAATGCCTGAAGCGTTGGCGGCGTGCTTCCATTTTGATAGCCTCCCCATGCAAGATGGTGGCCTTCACCTTCTCGTAGTCCATCCTTTCTCCACCTTCTAGCTTTCTAAAGGCTTCCTCAGCTTCTCCGCTAAGGCACGGCAAGAGCCGGGAGACCCACTCTTCCCTTGGCCATCGGCAAGCTTCAGCAATTTTCTCAAAAGAAGCCAGGAATGCTTTGGGATCTTCCCAAGAAAGGGGTTCAGTTGGCTCCGACTTCTTCCCGGTTAGAGGATGGAACTGGGAGGCCTTCAGAAAATCAGCCCATTGGCCCAGCCATTTTGGTGGTGGCTGCACCCATGATGGCTGATTCATAGTATGAGGTGTATCCCATTTTGGAAACTCTTCAAAGCATAACGCCTGGGCAGCACTTGGCATTTGCTCCCTGCCTACTCCTCTCACGGCCATTTTGGTCCTTtggttttctcttcctctttcaacAATCCTGCTGGACTCCTCTCTTGACCTCAGTCTGTAGTTTCTGAATCTGGACCTCAAATCCTCTCTCAATTTATAGTTTTTGAATCTGTAGTTTTTGAATCTGGACCTCCAAACCTGGACCTGGAATCCTTTCTTAATTTCACGTCTGTAGTTTCCAAACCTGAACCTGGAATCCTCTTCTTAATCTCAGTTTGTAGTTTCTGGACCTGGACTCCTCTTCTAAATCTGTCTGTAGTTTCCAAACCTGGACCTAGAATCCTTTTCCTAATCTCAGTTTGTAGTTTCCGAGCCTGGACCTGGAATCCTCTCTTAATCTCTCTGTAGGTTCCAAATCTAGGCCTGGAATCCTCTCTTAATTTCAGTTTCTAGTTTCCGAATCTGGTCCTGGAATCCTCTTCTTAATCTCAGTTTGCAGTTTCCAAATCTGGACCTGGAATCCTCCCTTAATCTCAGTCTGTAGTTTCTGAATCTGGATCTGGAAGCCTCTTCTTAATCTCAGTCTGTAGTACTGTATCAGAAAGGGTAATTTAAACAGATCTGACAGTATTTGTTTGCAAGCTCCAAAAACCCTTCTTCATCCTTTCCTGAAAAACATTCCCTGAGGCAGTTTTCTGAGGAGGTGGGGAAAAGAAACTTAAAAAAGAGGCAGAGGGAGATGATCCCTACACCATCAATACTTTGAAGAGGAGACAGATGTgggccttctttccttccttccttcctttctctttctttcaaaatTCCAGCCAAGAAAAAGAACTGTATTTCATACAAATATACCAAATATTCATCTAAAACAGCAGCTTGAATGGTTGCTCAGGGAAGGAAACATCTAGCCAAAAGAAAAGGACCCTACTTTTGCATGAAAATGTTATATATTGATGCAAATGGAGAAACAATCACAAGAGCCTGATCACTTCCTCTTTTGAACAAAGGCCTAAAATGGAGGCctgaaaacatgacaaaaatagTCTTCACAGCCCCTAGACTAAGGGGTTTTGGGGGAACCAAATCTGGGGAGAAATAACAATACATTGCTTTTTTGTGGGGGCAGTAAGGGTTATGATGGTGGGTTAAGGCCTCCCTCAAAgtccagatgtcctccttttccaggacttgtccaacatttcagccttctttccaggaggaattgcaaagcatcctccattttaagcatgactatgAAGCATTCATTTACTGTACATccatatgagtgtttttaggtTTTATGTAGTCATGACCTCCattacattttgcggtgccttgtcctccaacCTTTGCGGTTGTGATATCTGGTCTCACAAATCCTCCATTTTCTTTGACTGATTTCCCATCATTTAATAACTGAAGCCCTGAGGGGGCTTGTTCATAGGTCCTGTATTTCATTAAGAGGCACACTGATGTAAACAGGATAGCAGAAATAGCCATTAggtataaacccactgggtgacatcttgggtaagaagtcacactctctcagcctcagaggattggcaatggcaaacctcctctgaagaaatcttgccaagaaaaccccatgaaagggtcgccataaatctgaATTTGTTGTatgttgaaggcatacaacaacaacaacaacaaaaaacaaacaacaattgtgTTTTAATACGCTGTACTTTAcctcgagccttgaggagaggcacgNNNNNNNNNNataataataataataataataataataataataataataataataataataataatgtactgattctacagactaagacagctatatttttaaataataataatcattggCAGACGTTGTGGTAAAATTGCCTTTCTGTAAACAGAATTATGTAAACAGAAATACAAGCTAggccagtgtagtgcagtggtttgaacactggagtacaactctaaagaccagggttcgaatccctgctcagccataaaaacccactgggtgaccttggacaagtcacactctctcagcctcaggggcaggcaatggcaaacctcctctgaacaaatcttgctgagaaaaccccatgaaagggtcgccataaatcacaTTTGaaaccccacttggccatggaaacccactgtactggttttcttttgtttggcaTACATTTTCATGGATTCCAGATAAACTAATCATTAGTTCCTTTTATCAGAGCTGAACCACTCTCTTCCTTTTTAAACGTGTtcagggtttttgtgggttttttttttaccacaacTTCTGCCAATGTATTTGGCTCTCAaaattatgttattttaatttgttgtctgctatattttattgtttgaacgttaagatgtattaatatgtattatgtttaattgttttcatagaatgtacaccatgggcagATTTATCTATTTTAAGTTATTAttgtatgtacaatgctgtgtaaatttacagtgctttataaataaagcttaataataataataataataataataataataataataataaattaagagTGTCTGCTCTAGCTGTTTGTAACCACTGTTTGGTATAAGAAAAACTATTATAAAGAGGCATTTTAGTTGTTTTTCACCAGTGTCTAGTTATCAACTCAGCTAGGCTGAGAGGCAATAAACAAATGCCTTGGATTTGCAAAAACTAATGAATTAAttgatatattttgaaaaataaacatgGCTGGTGGTTCTGGTGAGATTCTGATCACTGTGATCCTGATAAGTAAAGTATCTTCAGCTTTGCTGTAAATTtaatgtaaatttacagtgctatattaatattaataataataataataataataataatttgcttctCTTAGAATTGGTCCCCATCCCAGTTTATTGGAGGGACACTTGGTTTTTCCACCACCAACTGACTgggcaactttgggcaagtcacactctctcagcctcagaggatggcaatggcaaaccccctctgaagaaacctgtcaagaaaaccccatgatagatttgctttagggtctccat from Sceloporus undulatus isolate JIND9_A2432 ecotype Alabama chromosome 2, SceUnd_v1.1, whole genome shotgun sequence includes the following:
- the LOC121921871 gene encoding zinc finger and SCAN domain-containing protein 22-like isoform X5, which translates into the protein MAVRGVGREQMPSAAQALCFEEFPKWDTPHTMNQPSWVQPPPKWLGQWADFLKASQFHPLTGKKSEPTEPLSWEDPKAFLASFEKIAEACRWPREEWVSRLLPCLSGEAEEAFRKLEGGERMDYEKVKATILHGEAIKMEARRQRFRHFRYEMIEDPQRVYGQLQELCRQWLKPERYTKEEILDLVVLEQFLAILPQEIQNWIEEGGPEGCIQAVTLAEDFLSSHQESTSWKVTIESPLPCQEPLQDQGQGFSGVEVPVHSIPREICAEAKQKGDARRTTTLCLSNTTYSNSGGQKAEGVQTEAAMDLKALPEEGKTVANPTQSPMYWEVLDDEYRPVDFSGDCLIPKLKDFPYMGQEEIVFFQVSEDGETLPGRFSAGHEEQSKFTEDYHQQRRKKPENVCSRLLLKMPQDKMATIHEPGHGSETQQGKETVETPCEPIMLSEGQASSVTETATQVWVKKLLYSQRDKTCPSKAEFQMEDSPYRRKMFFKCSLCAEIFTNKVSLDEHQVVHRGAKLYECPICRKKCSRMNGLMKHLKIHTREKPLECSK
- the LOC121921871 gene encoding zinc finger and SCAN domain-containing protein 22-like isoform X6, whose protein sequence is MAVRGVGREQMPSAAQALCFEEFPKWDTPHTMNQPSWVQPPPKWLGQWADFLKASQFHPLTGKKSEPTEPLSWEDPKAFLASFEKIAEACRWPREEWVSRLLPCLSGEAEEAFRKLEGGERMDYEKVKATILHGEAIKMEARRQRFRHFRYEMIEDPQRVYGQLQELCRQWLKPERYTKEEILDLVVLEQFLAILPQEIQNWIEEGGPEGCIQAVTLAEDFLSSHQESTSWKVTIESPLPCQEPLQDQGQGFSGVEVPVHSIPREICAEAKQKGDARRTTTLCLSNTTYSNSGGQKAEGVQTEAAMDLKALPEEGKTVANPTQSPMYWEVLDDEYRPVDFSGDCLIPKLKDFPYMGQEEIVFFQVSEDGETLPAGHEEQSKFTEDYHQQRRKKPENVCSRLLLKMPQDKMATIHEPGHGSETQQGKETVETPCEPIMLSEGQASSVTETATQVWVKKLLYSQRDKTCPSKAEFQMEDSPYRRKMFFKCSLCAEIFTNKVSLDEHQVVHRGAKLYECPICRKKCSRMNGLMKHLKIHTREKPLECSK